One Streptosporangium sp. NBC_01495 DNA window includes the following coding sequences:
- a CDS encoding dynamin family protein, producing the protein MSDAESSATADETRDEDEAVDGVRDGAGTADGDAEAEEARDEDEETRGEAGARSPGGRTRETPLPEAVSEALSSALTAVRTGVTDLSFGLDLPGAEEARRVQSEILAQLDDYVIPRVHTSTAPALVVVAGSTGAGKSTLLNTLANAKVSATGVRRPTTGTPVLACHPDDHEWFAKGDLLGSLRRLSEPDPEAASGGLVLVSTERLPPGVALLDTPDIDSVVEEHHEIAHRMLDAADLWIFVTTAARYADAPAWRLLRLAKERGARLAIVLSRVPPRSREVITKHFVRMLTEYGLGEVDRFVINESRVTDGMLPDNEVSELRLWLTELSVDDRRRAQAVRATLDGVLNSFRTRVPALAKQLEIQVAFRRDLRGDVDGAYARALADIDKSTGDGSLLRGEVLARWQDFAGSGDLMRTLHLRRPSRFGGKAGQQAPERLSALKSALRAGLESVVVSAAQRAAEEAASRWLNRPGAQEALAEAPGLGRASDEFSRRTSRTIAAWQEHIIELIRTEGVTKRSVARVISFDVESLSLILTIGLLGYGSSDAQNGTGALPQRLVHALLGAESLRNIGVKARSDLRARIGLLFDDEMARYAQALDGAGIPDESAATRLYQATYNLEVAR; encoded by the coding sequence GTGAGTGACGCCGAGTCCTCCGCGACCGCTGACGAGACGCGGGACGAGGACGAGGCCGTTGACGGAGTCCGGGACGGGGCCGGAACCGCCGACGGCGACGCGGAGGCCGAGGAAGCCCGAGACGAGGACGAGGAGACCCGAGGCGAGGCCGGCGCGAGGTCGCCGGGCGGCCGGACGCGGGAGACCCCGCTTCCCGAGGCCGTGTCCGAGGCGCTGAGCAGCGCGCTCACCGCCGTACGCACCGGTGTCACCGACCTCAGCTTCGGCCTGGATCTCCCCGGCGCGGAGGAGGCCAGGCGGGTCCAGAGCGAGATCCTGGCCCAGCTCGACGACTACGTGATCCCTCGCGTCCACACCAGCACCGCGCCCGCGCTCGTCGTGGTCGCGGGCTCCACCGGCGCGGGCAAGTCCACACTTCTCAACACCCTGGCCAACGCCAAGGTCAGCGCGACCGGCGTGCGCCGTCCGACGACCGGCACACCCGTCCTGGCCTGCCACCCCGACGACCACGAGTGGTTCGCCAAGGGCGACCTGCTCGGCAGCCTCCGGCGGCTCAGCGAGCCCGACCCCGAGGCCGCCTCCGGGGGCCTCGTGCTCGTCTCCACCGAGCGCCTCCCTCCCGGCGTGGCCCTGCTCGACACCCCCGACATCGACTCGGTCGTCGAGGAGCACCACGAGATCGCCCACCGCATGCTCGACGCGGCCGATCTGTGGATCTTCGTCACCACCGCCGCCCGGTACGCCGACGCCCCGGCCTGGCGGCTGCTTCGCCTGGCCAAGGAGCGCGGAGCCCGGCTGGCCATCGTGCTCTCCCGGGTGCCGCCCAGGTCCCGAGAGGTGATCACCAAGCACTTCGTCAGGATGCTCACCGAGTACGGTCTCGGCGAGGTCGACCGCTTCGTCATCAACGAGAGCAGGGTCACCGACGGGATGCTCCCCGACAACGAGGTGAGCGAGCTCCGTCTGTGGCTGACGGAGCTGTCGGTCGACGACCGGCGCCGCGCGCAGGCCGTACGGGCGACCCTGGACGGGGTGCTGAACAGTTTCCGCACTCGTGTCCCCGCCCTGGCCAAGCAGCTGGAGATCCAGGTCGCCTTCCGGAGGGACCTCCGCGGCGACGTGGACGGCGCCTACGCGCGGGCGCTGGCCGACATCGACAAGAGCACCGGCGACGGTTCGCTGCTCCGGGGTGAGGTGCTCGCGCGCTGGCAGGACTTCGCCGGGTCCGGCGACCTCATGCGTACCCTCCACCTGCGCAGGCCGAGCCGCTTCGGCGGCAAGGCGGGCCAGCAGGCGCCCGAGCGGCTCAGCGCCTTGAAGTCCGCGCTGCGGGCGGGGCTGGAGTCCGTGGTCGTCTCGGCGGCGCAGCGGGCCGCGGAGGAGGCCGCCTCGCGCTGGCTGAACCGCCCCGGCGCGCAGGAGGCCCTGGCCGAGGCGCCCGGTCTCGGCCGCGCGTCCGACGAGTTCTCGCGCAGGACCAGCCGGACCATCGCGGCCTGGCAGGAGCACATCATCGAGCTGATACGCACCGAGGGGGTGACCAAGCGGTCGGTGGCCAGGGTGATCTCGTTCGACGTCGAGTCCCTCTCGCTGATCCTGACCATCGGGCTGCTCGGTTACGGCTCCTCGGACGCGCAGAACGGCACCGGGGCACTACCGCAACGGCTGGTGCACGCGCTGCTCGGCGCGGAGTCGCTGCGCAACATCGGCGTGAAGGCCCGGAGCGATCTCCGAGCCCGGATCGGCCTGCTCTTCGACGACGAGATGGCGCGTTACGCCCAGGCTCTCGACGGTGCGGGCATACCTGACGAATCCGCCGCCACCCGCCTTTACCAGGCAACGTACAACCTTGAGGTCGCCCGATGA
- a CDS encoding GTP-binding protein, translated as MSVGTTQSGQGLGSRLAALARIVELGPGKVEPKLLTESGQLLLRAGDRLKLSSDHTVVALAGGTGSGKSTLFNSISGLELSPTGVRRPTTARTHACVWGLDGAGPLLDWLQIQWRHRFARASALDRGESQLHGLILLDLPDHDSIRALTDTEADRLIQVADLVVWVLDPQKYADASTHRRYVTDLAGHEAVTIFVLNQADRLDQEELAECVADLDDLLRREGVEHPVIVTTSAITGRGVDNLKAVLAETVSKRRAATQRLEADLGRLTLRLAKVMPADNASVPPSSIDDARRIGLTDALCDAVGVPAVGEAMENVYAARSGEWVGWPYTRWATKLRPDPLNSLRLGDLRDEIHGLTGGSVSAQPAEVDTAVQALADGLTSGMHEAWQNGIRDAARSRSSQLPEVLSEELSEVAPRLDRVPGWWRLLLVWQYLLVLLFVAGLAWVGTALTYGVFGSGNPPEGLEVFGDAASLPWVGLMIFSVLGLGVLTAMASRNFVVLGAGNERDALEREMRRRVAGVAESMVIEPVERELTRYNEFYSAMRGLRD; from the coding sequence ATGAGTGTTGGCACCACCCAGTCAGGCCAGGGTCTCGGCAGCCGGCTCGCCGCGCTGGCTCGGATCGTGGAACTGGGGCCGGGCAAGGTCGAGCCCAAGCTCCTCACCGAGTCGGGGCAGCTGCTGCTGCGCGCAGGTGACAGGCTCAAGCTCTCCTCCGACCACACCGTGGTCGCGCTCGCGGGGGGTACGGGCAGCGGAAAGTCGACGCTCTTCAACTCGATCTCCGGCCTGGAACTGTCACCGACGGGGGTACGCCGCCCGACCACGGCCCGTACCCACGCCTGCGTCTGGGGCCTGGACGGCGCGGGCCCGCTGCTCGACTGGCTGCAGATCCAGTGGCGGCACCGCTTCGCGCGGGCCAGTGCCCTGGACCGGGGTGAGAGCCAGCTCCACGGGCTGATCCTGCTCGACCTGCCCGACCACGACTCCATCCGGGCACTGACCGACACCGAGGCCGACCGGCTGATCCAGGTCGCCGACCTCGTCGTGTGGGTGCTCGACCCGCAGAAGTACGCCGACGCCTCCACGCACCGGCGCTACGTGACCGATCTGGCCGGGCACGAGGCTGTGACGATCTTCGTGCTCAACCAGGCCGACCGGCTCGACCAGGAGGAGCTGGCCGAGTGCGTCGCGGACCTGGACGACCTGCTGCGCCGCGAGGGAGTCGAGCACCCCGTGATCGTCACCACCTCGGCGATCACGGGCAGGGGCGTCGACAACCTCAAGGCAGTCCTCGCCGAGACCGTTTCCAAGCGCAGGGCCGCGACCCAGCGACTGGAGGCCGACCTCGGCCGGCTGACGCTCCGCCTCGCGAAGGTCATGCCCGCCGACAACGCCTCCGTCCCGCCCTCCTCCATCGACGACGCCCGCAGGATCGGTCTCACCGACGCCCTCTGCGACGCGGTCGGCGTCCCCGCGGTCGGTGAGGCGATGGAGAACGTGTACGCCGCGAGGTCCGGCGAGTGGGTCGGCTGGCCCTACACCCGCTGGGCCACCAAGCTCCGCCCCGACCCGCTGAACAGCCTGCGGCTGGGCGACCTGCGAGACGAGATCCACGGCCTGACCGGCGGCTCGGTCAGCGCGCAGCCCGCCGAGGTGGACACCGCCGTTCAGGCACTCGCCGACGGCCTGACCTCGGGCATGCACGAGGCGTGGCAGAACGGGATCAGGGACGCCGCGCGTTCCCGCTCCTCGCAGCTGCCCGAGGTGCTCTCCGAGGAGCTGTCGGAGGTCGCGCCGCGCCTGGACAGGGTTCCCGGCTGGTGGCGGCTGCTTCTGGTCTGGCAGTACCTTCTGGTCCTGCTCTTCGTCGCGGGCCTGGCCTGGGTCGGTACGGCTCTCACCTATGGCGTGTTCGGTTCGGGGAACCCGCCGGAGGGGCTGGAGGTGTTCGGCGACGCCGCCTCGCTGCCGTGGGTCGGGTTGATGATCTTCTCTGTCCTGGGGCTCGGGGTACTCACCGCGATGGCCAGCCGCAACTTCGTCGTGCTCGGCGCGGGCAACGAGCGTGACGCGCTGGAGCGCGAGATGCGCCGCAGGGTCGCCGGGGTCGCCGAGAGCATGGTGATCGAGCCGGTGGAGCGGGAGCTGACCCGTTATAACGAGTTCTACTCGGCCATGCGGGGCCTGCGGGACTGA
- a CDS encoding single-stranded DNA-binding protein: MNDIYVTLTGNVAAPPRQHTFPDGSRVTSLKIASTSRYFDRENQQWRNGETTYFGVRCFRGLADNVAQSVQSGQPVVVQGRLRIREFTHEGERRFMPEVEANSLGHDLRWGLGRFSKPQRSGPVAAFGSAERIELDRETSDWAMSGGAPVAAGALGALPPLKTGFDDEMSVPREAGITSGGEAAQDGAISADTIDRPATTVPEDTTDPGDTIHPGGTIHPWDAAEVASRPADREPSGADHESAGGNHGSAGAGAAKGEAVAGRARAARSTTTRRRDARGTRSSGAGEETAGSGPGAMKIHPEASDETPWPTREPVAA, from the coding sequence ATGAACGACATCTACGTCACGCTGACCGGTAACGTCGCGGCCCCGCCGCGCCAGCACACCTTCCCCGACGGCTCCCGGGTAACCTCACTCAAGATCGCCTCGACCAGCCGTTACTTCGATCGGGAGAACCAGCAGTGGCGCAACGGCGAGACGACCTACTTCGGCGTCCGCTGCTTTCGCGGGCTCGCCGACAACGTCGCACAGTCGGTCCAGTCGGGCCAGCCGGTCGTGGTCCAGGGGCGGTTGCGGATCCGCGAGTTCACCCACGAGGGGGAGCGCCGTTTCATGCCCGAGGTGGAGGCCAACTCGCTCGGTCACGACCTGCGCTGGGGGCTCGGGAGGTTCAGCAAGCCGCAGCGCAGCGGGCCGGTCGCGGCTTTCGGCAGCGCGGAGCGGATCGAGCTTGACCGTGAGACCTCCGACTGGGCCATGAGCGGTGGCGCTCCCGTCGCGGCCGGGGCGCTCGGCGCCCTGCCCCCGCTGAAGACCGGGTTCGACGACGAGATGTCCGTGCCGCGCGAGGCGGGGATCACGTCGGGCGGTGAGGCGGCTCAGGACGGCGCGATTTCCGCAGACACCATCGATCGCCCGGCCACCACCGTTCCCGAAGACACCACCGATCCCGGGGACACCATCCATCCCGGGGGCACCATCCATCCTTGGGACGCCGCCGAGGTCGCGTCGCGCCCGGCGGATCGCGAGCCCAGCGGGGCGGATCACGAGTCCGCCGGGGGAAATCACGGTTCTGCCGGGGCGGGAGCGGCAAAGGGGGAGGCCGTGGCCGGGAGGGCGAGGGCGGCGAGAAGCACGACGACGAGGCGGCGGGACGCGAGGGGGACGAGAAGCTCGGGCGCGGGGGAGGAGACGGCCGGGAGCGGGCCGGGTGCGATGAAGATCCACCCGGAAGCGAGCGATGAGACGCCCTGGCCGACCCGGGAGCCCGTGGCGGCCTGA
- a CDS encoding GGDEF domain-containing protein: MLTFTALMMCGAVCIEATRRLGMPAGVYRDLLSAWWLPAALLLPPLYALLAPIPLQFLLQKRVRATVVYRRVVSSAAIGLAGCAASLLFHSVVGDLDALARGEGVPILVAIGCAVLFTVINTALIAVAAHTADPESRWREVLWNRENLLLDVVELCLGVLVSITCGLNLALLVLALPPVVLLQRSLLHAQLQAAARTDLKTGLLNAAAWQREADTEIVRARRTGETLALLIVDIDHFKRVNDTYGHLIGDQVLVGVADTIRSQLRDYDVVGRFGGEEFVVLLPRADVTEARRVAERLRSRVGRMAVPADDNMITVTISVGVAIMSVHGDDLIELLAAADLALYRAKELGRDQICLPATVVPPARRPGSEPAPS, encoded by the coding sequence GTGCTGACTTTCACCGCGTTGATGATGTGCGGAGCCGTGTGCATCGAGGCGACCCGGAGACTCGGCATGCCCGCGGGTGTCTACCGCGACCTGCTTTCCGCCTGGTGGTTGCCCGCCGCGCTGCTCCTCCCGCCGCTCTACGCGCTTCTGGCGCCCATCCCGCTCCAGTTCCTGCTGCAGAAGCGGGTGCGCGCCACGGTGGTCTACCGGCGGGTCGTCAGCTCGGCGGCGATCGGCCTGGCCGGATGCGCGGCCTCCCTGCTCTTCCACTCCGTGGTCGGCGACCTGGACGCGCTGGCCAGGGGGGAAGGGGTGCCGATCCTCGTGGCCATCGGCTGCGCGGTCCTGTTCACAGTGATCAACACCGCGCTGATCGCCGTCGCCGCGCACACCGCCGACCCCGAGAGCCGCTGGCGGGAGGTCCTGTGGAACCGGGAGAACCTGCTCCTCGACGTCGTCGAGCTCTGCCTCGGTGTCCTCGTCTCCATCACCTGCGGGCTCAACCTGGCCCTGCTGGTCCTGGCACTGCCCCCGGTGGTGCTGCTCCAGCGCAGCCTGCTGCACGCCCAGCTCCAGGCGGCGGCCCGCACCGACCTCAAGACCGGCCTGCTGAACGCCGCGGCCTGGCAGCGGGAGGCCGACACCGAGATCGTCAGGGCGCGTCGCACCGGGGAGACGCTCGCGTTGCTGATCGTCGACATCGACCATTTCAAGAGGGTCAACGACACCTACGGCCACCTGATCGGCGATCAGGTCCTGGTCGGGGTGGCCGACACCATCCGCAGCCAGCTGCGCGACTACGACGTGGTGGGCCGGTTCGGCGGTGAGGAGTTCGTCGTCCTGCTGCCCAGGGCCGACGTGACCGAGGCGCGCAGGGTCGCGGAACGGCTGCGCTCACGGGTGGGGCGGATGGCGGTCCCCGCCGACGACAACATGATCACTGTGACCATCTCGGTCGGTGTCGCGATCATGAGTGTGCACGGGGACGACCTGATCGAGCTGCTCGCAGCGGCCGACCTCGCCCTTTACCGGGCCAAGGAGCTCGGCCGCGACCAGATCTGCCTGCCGGCCACCGTCGTGCCCCCGGCCCGCAGGCCCGGATCCGAGCCCGCTCCCAGCTGA